One Persicobacter psychrovividus DNA window includes the following coding sequences:
- a CDS encoding M16 family metallopeptidase encodes MKNTTYLLVLLMGLLFGACATQEHQGEPTGTGMRTETGANGISYQYVEGDPLKARIYTLDNGLKVYLSKYNATPRIQTYIAVKAGGKYDPTDATGLAHYLEHMMFKGTSKFGTQDWAQEKVLLDSIEQMFEHYRTLDDPEERKAYYAKIDQVSLEASKFAIANEYDKMLSSMGATGTNAYTTEDRTVYVNDIPANAVDKWLKVEAERFSMEVNRLFHTELEAVYEEKNRSLDNDGWQVYETMSKTLFPDHKYGKQTVIGTIDHLKNPSITKIKAYFSKYYVPNNVAICMSGDLDYDETIAKIQEHFGGWEAKPLAAYEQQKSAPLSAIQEKTITGPEAEYVQIGFKIPGNMAEERTVAKLADMILSNSSAGLIDLNLSQSQKVLNPYSYVSANNDYSTFILHGAPREGQSLEEVKDLLLEQVNKLKKGEFDDWLIDAIVNDFRISTIREQESNAKRAANFVTAFTNDISWADYVDDDEQMKALTKQDVMDYANEYLGDNYVVIYKKTGEKEVSQKVEKPQITEVHLNRDKSSAFLAEVNGQPMPDLKPVFVDFKNDMAVGAMKQDIAVWYKQNTENDLFSLVYQLDRGSNNDPVLAHAVNYLSYLGTDKLSAEALKQEFYKLGCDYGVYSGDRKVYVSLSGLTENFEPALEMFEDLLKNVKADEQALTNMIDGKLKQRADLVKNKQALLFSGLRAYAAYGKKSPTRHDLSNSQLKALKADQLIDKIHHMLDYTHKVEYYGPLEMETLVSVLDEKHQLPATLKALPEEVDFKVLEAEKPQVFWVDYDMRQAEVVMIAPLDTYSPKQTALVTLYNQYFGGGMGSIVFTTMRESKALAYSVYAAYVPANEKAKRDMMFAYIGTQSDKLKDALEGMTDLLNNPPRVEKNFEASKVAVLKKMESSRVIRAGVLNAYESTLRKGLTEDQTEEVYNELKKLTLDDLMKFQQQMIKGGNYNLAVIGKKENLDFKELSKYGDLQQISLEEIFGFEEDLAL; translated from the coding sequence ATGAAAAACACAACCTACTTATTGGTGCTTCTGATGGGGCTTCTCTTTGGAGCATGTGCCACCCAGGAACATCAGGGCGAGCCCACAGGCACGGGTATGCGCACCGAAACTGGCGCCAATGGCATTTCCTATCAGTATGTGGAAGGCGACCCGCTGAAGGCCCGTATTTACACCCTCGATAATGGGCTGAAAGTTTACCTTTCGAAATACAACGCCACCCCTCGTATTCAGACTTACATCGCCGTGAAAGCTGGCGGGAAGTATGACCCTACTGATGCGACAGGACTCGCACATTACCTCGAGCACATGATGTTCAAGGGGACCTCAAAGTTCGGGACGCAGGACTGGGCGCAGGAAAAAGTTTTGCTCGACAGCATTGAGCAGATGTTTGAGCACTATCGCACCCTCGATGACCCTGAGGAGAGAAAGGCCTATTATGCGAAGATAGATCAGGTAAGCCTTGAGGCCTCTAAATTTGCCATCGCCAATGAGTATGATAAAATGCTCAGTAGTATGGGTGCTACCGGGACGAACGCCTACACAACGGAAGACAGAACAGTTTATGTGAATGATATTCCTGCCAATGCTGTTGATAAATGGCTGAAAGTGGAAGCGGAACGCTTCTCGATGGAGGTCAACCGTTTGTTTCATACCGAGCTTGAGGCGGTTTATGAAGAGAAAAACCGGTCACTTGATAATGACGGATGGCAGGTTTATGAAACCATGTCGAAAACACTCTTTCCAGATCATAAGTATGGTAAGCAAACGGTTATCGGAACAATTGACCACCTGAAAAACCCTTCGATCACCAAAATTAAAGCATACTTCAGCAAATATTATGTGCCCAACAATGTGGCGATTTGTATGAGTGGTGATCTGGATTATGACGAAACCATCGCTAAAATTCAGGAGCATTTCGGCGGCTGGGAAGCAAAGCCGCTGGCCGCTTACGAACAGCAGAAATCTGCACCATTATCAGCAATTCAGGAGAAAACCATTACCGGTCCTGAGGCTGAATATGTACAGATAGGCTTTAAAATTCCAGGAAATATGGCGGAAGAGCGGACGGTGGCCAAGCTGGCTGATATGATCCTCTCCAACAGTAGTGCGGGATTAATTGACCTGAACCTTTCGCAATCGCAGAAGGTGCTGAACCCTTATTCTTATGTGTCTGCCAACAACGATTACTCGACCTTTATTTTACACGGCGCACCTCGTGAGGGGCAATCCCTCGAAGAGGTCAAAGACCTGTTGCTTGAACAAGTCAATAAGCTCAAGAAAGGGGAGTTTGATGATTGGTTGATTGATGCCATTGTGAACGATTTCCGAATTTCGACCATCCGTGAGCAGGAGAGTAACGCCAAGCGTGCGGCCAACTTTGTTACGGCTTTCACCAATGATATCAGCTGGGCTGATTATGTGGATGATGATGAGCAAATGAAAGCACTGACGAAGCAGGATGTGATGGATTATGCCAATGAATACCTCGGTGATAACTATGTGGTGATCTATAAAAAGACAGGTGAAAAGGAAGTGAGTCAGAAGGTGGAAAAACCACAGATCACAGAGGTACACCTGAACAGGGATAAATCTTCGGCTTTCCTTGCGGAAGTGAACGGTCAGCCAATGCCCGACCTGAAGCCCGTATTTGTGGACTTCAAGAATGATATGGCCGTTGGCGCCATGAAGCAGGATATTGCGGTATGGTATAAGCAGAACACAGAAAATGATTTGTTCTCGCTGGTTTATCAACTCGACAGGGGCTCAAACAACGATCCGGTGTTGGCACATGCGGTAAACTACCTTTCTTACCTTGGTACAGACAAACTCTCGGCTGAAGCCTTAAAGCAGGAGTTTTACAAGCTCGGCTGTGATTACGGGGTTTATTCCGGCGACCGTAAGGTGTATGTAAGCCTCTCTGGCCTCACGGAGAATTTTGAGCCTGCACTGGAAATGTTTGAAGATTTGCTCAAAAATGTAAAAGCGGATGAGCAGGCCTTGACCAACATGATTGACGGCAAACTGAAACAACGTGCAGACCTTGTGAAGAACAAGCAGGCCCTGTTGTTTTCTGGCCTGAGGGCTTATGCAGCCTACGGTAAAAAATCGCCAACAAGACATGATCTGTCCAATAGTCAGTTAAAAGCACTGAAAGCAGATCAGCTGATTGATAAAATCCATCATATGTTGGATTATACCCACAAGGTGGAATATTACGGTCCGCTCGAAATGGAAACGCTCGTGAGTGTGCTGGATGAAAAACACCAGCTACCTGCAACTTTGAAAGCATTGCCCGAAGAAGTGGACTTTAAGGTTTTGGAGGCGGAAAAACCTCAGGTCTTTTGGGTAGATTATGACATGCGCCAGGCGGAAGTGGTGATGATCGCTCCGCTGGATACTTACAGCCCGAAGCAAACGGCATTGGTAACGTTGTACAATCAATATTTTGGTGGCGGTATGGGATCCATTGTCTTCACCACGATGCGGGAGTCCAAGGCATTGGCTTATTCGGTGTATGCCGCTTATGTCCCTGCCAATGAAAAGGCCAAGCGCGACATGATGTTTGCTTATATTGGCACGCAATCAGATAAGCTGAAGGATGCCCTTGAAGGCATGACTGACCTATTGAATAACCCTCCTCGGGTCGAGAAAAACTTTGAGGCTTCCAAGGTGGCGGTGCTCAAGAAAATGGAGTCGAGCAGGGTGATTCGTGCAGGCGTACTGAATGCTTATGAGTCCACGCTCCGTAAAGGATTGACCGAAGATCAGACTGAGGAAGTGTATAACGAGCTTAAAAAATTAACCCTTGACGACCTGATGAAATTTCAGCAGCAGATGATCAAAGGAGGGAATTACAATTTGGCGGTGATCGGCAAAAAAGAGAATTTGGACTTTAAGGAGTTGTCGAAATACGGTGACTTGCAGCAGATTAGCCTGGAGGAAATCTTTGGTTTTGAAGAGGATTTAGCCTTATAG